In Streptomyces seoulensis, the following are encoded in one genomic region:
- a CDS encoding MFS transporter — protein MTMSQATKLPPQPVAGHRAWWVVAVTGTAIVVAGACSTLPGILQGPLRQDFGWSRGTIGLAVSVNMVLYGLTAPYAAALLDRFGVRRVVTTALLTVAAGAGLTTTMTAAWQFTLLWGLLAGAGTGALSTTLGAAVTDRWFDRHKGLVTGVLSSASVLGQMVFLPALSWIIDHHHWRPALVTVALAALAVIPLVVLVLRDHPAQVGQRPYGGAVFVSTPAPVPGAARRTLAVVRQAGRTPPFWLLAGAFAVCGASTNGIMWSHFTPAAHDHGMPVTTASTLLAGIGVFNVAGTVAAGRLTDRLDARRLLAVFFTLRGTLLLALPLIMTATVRAPMLAFVVLFGLLDLATVPPAVALCRVHWGEDSAIVFGWTNAAHQLGAALAAFLAGTARDAFGTYDPVWLALAAACAAAAPLSLAIEH, from the coding sequence ATGACCATGAGCCAGGCAACAAAGCTTCCCCCGCAACCCGTTGCAGGTCACCGAGCCTGGTGGGTCGTGGCCGTCACCGGCACCGCGATCGTCGTCGCGGGCGCGTGCTCCACGCTGCCCGGCATCCTCCAGGGGCCGTTGCGCCAGGACTTCGGCTGGTCGCGCGGGACCATCGGGCTGGCGGTGTCGGTGAACATGGTCCTCTACGGCCTCACCGCCCCCTACGCGGCAGCGCTGCTGGACCGGTTCGGCGTGCGACGCGTGGTGACGACCGCCCTGCTCACGGTGGCGGCGGGGGCGGGGCTGACGACCACGATGACGGCCGCCTGGCAGTTCACCCTGCTCTGGGGGCTCCTGGCCGGCGCGGGCACCGGAGCGCTGTCGACGACGCTCGGCGCGGCGGTGACCGACCGCTGGTTCGACCGGCACAAGGGCCTGGTCACCGGTGTGCTGTCCTCGGCGAGCGTACTGGGCCAGATGGTGTTCCTGCCCGCGCTGTCCTGGATCATCGACCACCACCACTGGCGCCCCGCACTGGTCACCGTCGCCCTCGCCGCGCTCGCGGTGATCCCGCTGGTGGTGCTCGTACTGCGCGACCACCCTGCCCAAGTCGGACAACGCCCCTACGGCGGTGCGGTGTTCGTCTCCACGCCCGCGCCGGTGCCCGGTGCGGCACGGCGCACCCTGGCGGTAGTGAGGCAGGCCGGGCGGACACCGCCGTTCTGGCTGCTGGCAGGTGCGTTCGCCGTCTGCGGGGCGTCCACGAACGGCATCATGTGGAGCCACTTCACCCCGGCCGCCCACGATCACGGCATGCCGGTGACCACGGCGTCCACGCTGCTGGCGGGCATCGGCGTCTTCAACGTGGCCGGGACGGTCGCCGCCGGCCGGCTCACCGACCGCCTGGACGCCCGCAGGCTCCTCGCCGTCTTCTTCACGCTGCGCGGAACGCTGCTGCTCGCCCTCCCCCTGATCATGACAGCGACCGTGCGGGCGCCGATGCTGGCCTTCGTGGTCCTGTTCGGCCTGCTCGACCTGGCCACAGTCCCTCCGGCCGTCGCCCTGTGCCGTGTGCACTGGGGCGAGGACAGTGCCATCGTCTTCGGGTGGACGAACGCCGCCCACCAACTCGGCGCAGCACTGGCCGCGTTCCTCGCCGGTACGGCCCGCGACGCGTTCGGGACGTACGATCCGGTGTGGCTCGCCCTCGCGGCGGCGTGCGCGGCAGCGGCCCCGCTGTCGCTGGCGATCGAGCACTGA